One genomic segment of Bacteroides caccae includes these proteins:
- a CDS encoding Mrp/NBP35 family ATP-binding protein: MTLYPKLILDALATVRYPGTGKNLVEAEMVADNLRIDGMSVSFSLIFEKPTDPFMKSMVKAAETAIHTYVSPDVQVTVATESKQAARPEVGKLLPQVKNIIGISSGKGGVGKSTVSANLAVALAKLGYKVGLLDADIFGPSMPKMFQVEDARPYAERIDGRDLIIPVEKYGVKLLSIGFFVDPDQATLWRGGMASNALKQLIGDASWGELDYFLIDLPPGTSDIHLTVVQTLAMTGAIVVSTPQAVALADARKGINMFTNDKVNVPILGLVENMAWFTPAELPDNKYYIFGKEGAKKLAEEMNVPLLGQIPIVQSICEGGDNGTPVALDEDSVTGRAFLSLAASVVRQVDRRNVEMAPTQIVEMHK; the protein is encoded by the coding sequence ATGACACTTTATCCTAAATTAATATTGGATGCACTGGCTACGGTGCGTTATCCCGGTACGGGAAAGAATCTGGTGGAAGCGGAGATGGTTGCTGATAATCTCCGGATTGATGGTATGTCAGTCAGTTTCTCATTGATATTTGAGAAGCCGACCGATCCGTTTATGAAATCTATGGTGAAGGCTGCCGAAACAGCTATTCATACTTATGTGTCGCCTGATGTGCAAGTTACGGTTGCGACGGAAAGCAAGCAGGCTGCCCGTCCGGAAGTAGGAAAGCTGCTTCCGCAGGTGAAGAATATCATCGGTATATCTTCCGGTAAGGGTGGGGTAGGCAAATCTACCGTCTCGGCGAATCTGGCAGTTGCTTTGGCAAAATTGGGTTATAAGGTCGGTTTGCTTGATGCGGATATCTTCGGACCATCTATGCCGAAAATGTTTCAGGTGGAGGACGCGCGTCCGTATGCCGAACGTATTGACGGTCGCGACTTGATTATTCCTGTTGAGAAATACGGTGTGAAGTTATTGTCTATCGGCTTCTTTGTCGACCCCGATCAGGCTACGTTGTGGCGTGGTGGAATGGCTAGCAATGCGCTGAAACAGTTGATTGGCGATGCTTCTTGGGGTGAACTGGATTATTTCCTGATTGACCTTCCTCCGGGCACGAGTGATATTCATTTGACTGTCGTGCAGACGTTGGCTATGACAGGCGCTATTGTTGTCAGCACTCCGCAGGCGGTAGCTTTAGCGGATGCCCGTAAGGGAATCAATATGTTCACTAATGATAAGGTGAATGTGCCTATTCTCGGATTAGTTGAGAATATGGCTTGGTTTACTCCTGCTGAACTTCCGGATAATAAATACTATATCTTCGGTAAGGAAGGAGCCAAGAAGTTGGCGGAGGAGATGAATGTTCCTTTGCTGGGACAGATTCCTATTGTGCAGAGTATTTGCGAAGGAGGAGACAATGGTACGCCTGTTGCACTGGATGAAGATTCGGTGACTGGTCGTGCTTTCTTGTCGTTGGCTGCCAGTGTGGTGCGTCAGGTTGATCGGCGGAACGTAGAAATGGCTCCGACACAGATTGTTGAGATGCATAAATAA
- a CDS encoding porin family protein: MKKGLIFVLFALVSIVSYSQISWNAKVGMNMSNFTGDSDTDMRVGFNVGVGMEYQFTDMWSIQPSLMFTQKGAKMDELKANPMYLEIPVMAAARFAIADNQNIVVKAGPYFGFGIAGKYKAGGEKIDFFKDTKDEDGDILMEGAKKFDAGLGVGVAYEINKFFIDLTGEFGLTKIYDGDGAPKNINFSIGVGYKF; this comes from the coding sequence ATGAAAAAAGGTTTGATTTTTGTGCTATTTGCACTTGTTTCTATCGTTTCTTATTCTCAGATTTCTTGGAATGCTAAGGTCGGTATGAACATGAGTAATTTCACCGGAGATTCTGACACTGACATGAGAGTTGGGTTTAATGTTGGTGTTGGTATGGAATATCAGTTTACTGATATGTGGTCTATTCAACCTTCTTTGATGTTCACCCAGAAAGGAGCTAAAATGGATGAGTTGAAAGCTAATCCTATGTATTTGGAAATTCCTGTAATGGCTGCTGCGAGATTTGCAATTGCTGACAATCAAAATATTGTGGTAAAAGCAGGCCCTTATTTTGGCTTTGGTATTGCTGGTAAATATAAAGCAGGGGGTGAAAAGATTGATTTCTTTAAAGACACTAAAGATGAAGACGGTGATATCTTAATGGAAGGTGCAAAGAAGTTCGATGCAGGTCTTGGTGTAGGTGTTGCTTATGAAATCAATAAATTCTTTATTGATTTGACTGGAGAATTTGGTTTGACTAAAATATATGATGGTGATGGTGCTCCGAAGAACATCAACTTCTCTATCGGTGTAGGTTACAAATTCTAA
- a CDS encoding M56 family metallopeptidase, whose product MTPELAYFLKINVAIALFYAFYRLFFHKDTFFHWRRIALLCFFAISLLYPLLNIEGWIKAHEPMVAMADLYATIILPEQVVTIPQETEINWQELIKLLTGIIYWSGVLLLTARFFLQLGSIMRLHFQCSKSQLKGVRVHLLKKEAGPFSFFHWIFIHPQSHTDSEISEIITHEETHARQYHSIDVLISEIMCIFCWFNPFSWLMKREVRGNLEYMADSRVLETGHDSKSYQYHLLGLAHHKAAANLSNSFNVLPLKNRIKMMNKRRTKEIGRTKYIMFLPLAALLMIVSNIEVVARTTERFAKEVMEQVNTPQPEIANIPELQSEEIQQTVALPAKKEIAKSTPIAQSKSIPDSVVFEVVEVMPEFPGGQQALMQYLAKNIKYPVTAHENGKQGRVIVSFVVKKDGNISDIKVARSVDPYLDKEAVRVIAAMPQWKPGKQRGENVNVRFSVPVMFRLQGPAPSKGKEIKQADLEEVVVVAYGPKEDSNANATDAKSGTALKVAEVMPKFPGGIPGLMQYLARNIKYPTIAQKNKEQGRVILQMIVGKDGSISNIKVLRSISPLLDAEAIRVVSTMPKWEPGQQGGQAIAVEYTLPIVFKLQ is encoded by the coding sequence ATGACTCCGGAATTAGCCTATTTTCTAAAGATAAATGTAGCAATTGCTTTGTTCTACGCCTTCTATCGGTTGTTCTTTCATAAAGACACCTTCTTTCACTGGCGACGGATAGCCTTGTTATGTTTTTTTGCCATTTCCTTGCTCTACCCTTTACTAAATATTGAAGGGTGGATAAAAGCACACGAGCCAATGGTAGCAATGGCAGATCTTTATGCAACAATCATACTTCCGGAACAAGTCGTTACCATTCCACAAGAAACAGAGATTAATTGGCAAGAGCTAATCAAACTTCTCACAGGCATTATCTATTGGAGCGGAGTATTACTACTGACCGCCCGTTTCTTCCTTCAACTAGGAAGTATCATGCGACTGCATTTTCAATGTTCCAAAAGCCAATTGAAAGGAGTGCGTGTACACCTATTAAAGAAAGAAGCAGGACCGTTCTCTTTTTTTCATTGGATATTCATACACCCACAGTCACATACCGACTCTGAAATTAGTGAGATAATCACCCATGAAGAAACTCACGCCCGTCAATACCACTCGATAGATGTATTAATCAGTGAAATAATGTGCATATTCTGCTGGTTCAATCCATTTAGCTGGCTTATGAAACGGGAAGTCAGAGGCAATCTCGAATACATGGCAGACAGCCGGGTATTGGAGACGGGACATGACAGTAAATCATACCAGTACCACTTGTTAGGACTGGCTCATCACAAGGCTGCAGCAAATTTATCAAATAGTTTCAATGTTTTACCACTTAAAAATCGTATCAAAATGATGAACAAACGAAGAACCAAAGAAATAGGAAGAACAAAATATATCATGTTTCTTCCCTTGGCTGCCCTGTTGATGATTGTCAGCAACATCGAAGTAGTAGCCCGTACCACAGAAAGATTTGCAAAAGAGGTTATGGAACAGGTTAACACTCCTCAGCCGGAAATTGCAAATATCCCCGAACTGCAAAGTGAAGAAATTCAGCAAACAGTCGCTCTGCCGGCCAAAAAAGAAATCGCAAAGTCAACACCTATCGCTCAAAGCAAGAGTATACCCGATTCTGTGGTATTTGAAGTTGTAGAAGTAATGCCCGAATTTCCGGGAGGGCAACAAGCCTTGATGCAATATTTAGCTAAAAACATCAAATATCCTGTAACAGCTCATGAAAACGGAAAACAAGGACGCGTCATTGTTAGTTTCGTTGTTAAAAAAGACGGAAACATATCCGACATAAAAGTAGCCCGAAGCGTAGATCCCTATCTTGACAAGGAAGCTGTAAGAGTAATTGCCGCTATGCCCCAATGGAAACCGGGTAAACAAAGAGGAGAAAATGTAAATGTCAGATTCTCAGTTCCTGTAATGTTCAGGCTACAAGGTCCAGCTCCTTCAAAGGGAAAAGAAATAAAACAAGCTGATCTGGAAGAAGTAGTTGTAGTAGCGTATGGTCCAAAAGAAGATTCTAATGCCAACGCAACAGACGCAAAATCAGGTACAGCACTCAAAGTAGCGGAAGTAATGCCTAAATTCCCCGGAGGAATACCCGGTCTGATGCAATATCTTGCCAGAAACATCAAATATCCGACTATTGCACAAAAGAATAAGGAGCAAGGCAGAGTCATCCTACAAATGATTGTCGGTAAAGACGGAAGCATATCCAATATAAAAGTATTGCGTAGCATATCTCCGTTGCTTGATGCAGAGGCGATCCGTGTAGTGAGCACTATGCCCAAATGGGAACCCGGACAACAAGGCGGACAAGCCATTGCAGTAGAATATACCCTTCCGATAGTTTTCAAATTACAATAA
- a CDS encoding ABC transporter permease, translating into MKDIKLKDKIAQGINDLFYIWKREFQTTFRDQGVLIFFILVPLGYPLLYSFIYDNEVVREVPAVVVDDSHSSLSREYLRKVDATPDIQIVSYCADMEEAKQMLKNRRAYGIIYIPSDFSDNIAKGKQTQVSIYCDMSGLLYYKSMLIANTAVSLDMNKDIKIARSGNTTDRQDEITAYPIEYEEISIFNPTAGFAAFLIPAVLVLIIQQTLLLGIGLAAGTARENNRFKDLVPINRHYNGTLRIVLGKGLSYFLVYILVAFYVLYVVPRLFSLNQIGQPSSLVLFVVPYLTACIFFAMTASIAIRNRETCMLIFVFTSVPLLFISGISWPGAAIPPFWKYVSYIFPSTFGINGFVKINNMGATLSEVAFEYKALWLQAGFYFLTTCWVYRWQILMSRKHAIERYKELKEKENLSKQINN; encoded by the coding sequence ATGAAAGATATAAAATTAAAAGACAAGATAGCCCAAGGCATCAACGACCTGTTTTATATCTGGAAACGGGAGTTTCAGACTACTTTCCGCGACCAGGGGGTACTGATATTCTTTATACTCGTCCCATTGGGTTATCCTTTGTTATATAGCTTTATCTATGATAACGAAGTGGTGCGCGAAGTCCCGGCTGTCGTTGTAGATGACTCACATTCCTCTCTCAGCCGTGAATATCTCCGGAAAGTGGACGCCACACCGGACATTCAAATCGTCTCTTACTGTGCTGATATGGAAGAAGCTAAACAGATGTTGAAGAACCGACGTGCCTATGGCATTATCTATATCCCTTCCGATTTTAGTGACAATATCGCCAAAGGAAAACAGACGCAAGTCAGCATTTACTGCGACATGAGCGGACTGTTATACTATAAATCCATGCTGATTGCCAACACCGCCGTCTCACTGGATATGAACAAGGACATCAAGATTGCACGTAGCGGAAACACTACCGACCGGCAAGATGAAATCACTGCTTATCCGATAGAATATGAAGAAATCTCGATCTTCAATCCGACTGCCGGATTCGCTGCCTTTCTGATTCCTGCCGTCCTAGTATTGATTATCCAACAGACATTACTGCTGGGAATCGGCCTTGCTGCCGGAACAGCCCGCGAAAACAACCGTTTCAAAGACCTTGTACCTATCAACAGGCATTACAACGGAACATTACGAATTGTACTCGGTAAAGGACTAAGTTATTTTCTGGTTTATATATTGGTAGCTTTTTATGTACTATATGTCGTACCAAGACTATTCAGCCTCAACCAAATAGGACAGCCCAGTTCATTAGTATTATTTGTGGTTCCTTACCTGACAGCTTGCATCTTCTTTGCAATGACGGCCTCGATCGCCATTCGCAACCGAGAAACGTGTATGCTGATCTTTGTCTTCACATCCGTTCCCTTGTTGTTTATTTCCGGAATTTCATGGCCGGGGGCCGCAATCCCTCCATTCTGGAAATACGTCTCCTATATTTTCCCCTCTACTTTCGGGATTAATGGTTTTGTGAAAATCAACAATATGGGAGCTACGCTAAGTGAAGTTGCCTTTGAATATAAAGCTTTATGGTTACAAGCAGGCTTTTATTTCTTAACTACTTGCTGGGTATATCGTTGGCAAATACTTATGAGTCGTAAACATGCAATAGAAAGATATAAAGAATTAAAAGAGAAAGAGAATTTATCAAAGCAGATAAATAACTGA
- a CDS encoding BlaI/MecI/CopY family transcriptional regulator, which yields MEKLTIQEEEVMIYVWELQSCFVKDIVAKYPQPAPPYTTVASIVKNLERKGYVTSKRVGNTYQYTPAIRENEYKRHFMSSVVRNYFENSYKEMVSFFAKDQKLSTDDLKDIIELIEKGKDN from the coding sequence ATGGAAAAGTTAACAATACAAGAAGAAGAAGTAATGATCTACGTTTGGGAGTTACAAAGCTGTTTCGTAAAAGATATCGTTGCGAAGTATCCGCAACCGGCTCCTCCTTATACAACGGTAGCATCGATCGTAAAAAACCTCGAACGAAAGGGGTATGTCACATCAAAACGTGTGGGAAATACCTATCAATACACTCCTGCCATTCGAGAAAATGAATACAAACGTCACTTTATGAGTAGCGTAGTTCGTAATTACTTTGAAAATTCCTACAAAGAAATGGTTTCTTTCTTTGCCAAAGACCAAAAGTTATCGACTGATGATCTCAAAGACATTATCGAACTGATAGAAAAAGGAAAAGATAATTAA
- a CDS encoding TlpA family protein disulfide reductase, which translates to MKRFSWIMGLILCVVCTVQAKDRVIERPPFLAWSSSNIEVDKIVMSDTVTTVYIKAFYRPKYWIKIASGSFLKDEKGALYPIRKGVGITLDKEFWMPESGEAEFQLLFPPIPANVTSLDFSEGDFDGAYKIWGIQLNEKDFRKSALPKGAVIHKINKKAELPVPEFAYGKATLKGQVTGYQKDMPSSGQLRLNDPIRWLNYAEEVTIKEDGSFQVQTDVITVTPATLVFPFAQIPCLLAPGKESTIIVNTAECSRQQSHLQKDNKPYGKKAYYGGYLADLQQELSDNSIPSNLVDNPSKIVKDVAGKDINGLKDYFLEKRLNTYKQIDEAPLSSAAKEILKANTDITTAIGLFMGKDIIMRAHVVSQKLNREQTKEYYTNTKIEFPVDYLDVLKDFTLNEPVDLYAPEFAYGAGIFSSRKDLMEEKLGTNQGILFQMGEAYKCYRSIEDFTPLTAEQKAVLEALPSPAYKQLLTVLNDKLLKKIELNKQKTGYKINEIGKVTNEELFSTIISKFRGHVLLVDFWATWCGPCRMANKAMIPMKEELKDEDILYLYITGETSPKGTWENMIPDIHGEHFRVTNDQWAYLMSTFKIGGVPTYFVIDAEGNTTFKQTGFPGTDTMKKQLMKALKK; encoded by the coding sequence ATGAAAAGATTCTCATGGATTATGGGTTTGATACTCTGCGTAGTTTGCACCGTACAAGCCAAAGACAGAGTTATCGAGCGCCCACCTTTTCTAGCTTGGAGCTCTTCAAATATTGAAGTTGACAAAATTGTCATGAGTGACACAGTTACCACTGTATACATCAAAGCATTTTATCGTCCGAAATACTGGATAAAAATAGCCAGTGGCAGTTTCCTCAAAGATGAAAAAGGGGCCTTATACCCGATCCGCAAAGGTGTAGGCATCACATTGGACAAAGAATTCTGGATGCCTGAATCCGGTGAGGCAGAATTTCAGTTACTTTTCCCACCCATACCAGCAAACGTAACAAGTCTGGATTTCTCAGAAGGAGATTTTGACGGAGCATACAAAATATGGGGAATACAGTTGAATGAAAAAGATTTCCGTAAGTCTGCATTACCCAAAGGAGCCGTTATTCATAAGATAAACAAAAAGGCAGAACTGCCGGTACCTGAATTTGCGTATGGAAAAGCAACATTAAAAGGACAAGTGACAGGGTATCAAAAAGATATGCCAAGCTCCGGACAGTTACGTTTAAACGACCCGATCAGGTGGTTAAATTATGCCGAAGAAGTAACTATCAAGGAAGACGGAAGTTTTCAGGTTCAGACAGATGTTATTACCGTAACTCCTGCCACCCTTGTTTTCCCCTTTGCACAAATTCCTTGCTTGCTGGCTCCTGGAAAAGAAAGTACTATCATCGTTAACACAGCCGAGTGTTCACGCCAACAATCACATCTCCAGAAAGACAACAAGCCCTATGGCAAAAAAGCTTATTATGGAGGTTATCTGGCTGACCTTCAACAAGAGTTATCAGACAATTCTATTCCAAGTAACTTGGTTGACAACCCGAGCAAGATTGTCAAAGATGTAGCCGGAAAAGATATAAACGGACTAAAAGATTACTTTTTAGAGAAACGTCTTAACACCTACAAACAGATAGATGAAGCTCCTCTCAGTTCTGCTGCCAAAGAAATTCTGAAAGCCAATACGGATATTACCACAGCTATCGGATTATTTATGGGAAAAGACATTATCATGCGTGCCCATGTTGTCAGTCAGAAATTAAACAGAGAACAGACTAAAGAGTATTACACAAATACCAAAATAGAATTTCCAGTCGATTATCTTGATGTACTCAAAGATTTTACACTCAATGAGCCGGTAGATTTGTATGCCCCGGAATTTGCATACGGAGCAGGAATATTCAGTTCCAGAAAAGATCTTATGGAAGAGAAGTTGGGTACCAACCAAGGAATCTTGTTTCAAATGGGAGAAGCATACAAGTGCTATCGCTCCATAGAAGATTTCACACCATTGACTGCCGAACAGAAAGCAGTCCTTGAAGCCCTGCCTTCTCCTGCCTACAAACAGTTGTTGACGGTCCTTAATGATAAACTACTCAAGAAGATAGAACTGAACAAGCAAAAGACCGGATATAAAATCAATGAAATCGGGAAAGTAACAAACGAAGAACTCTTTTCGACTATCATCTCCAAATTCCGCGGACACGTACTGCTGGTTGACTTCTGGGCAACTTGGTGCGGACCGTGCCGAATGGCCAACAAGGCTATGATCCCCATGAAAGAAGAACTGAAAGACGAAGACATTCTTTACCTGTATATCACAGGAGAAACCTCTCCGAAAGGCACTTGGGAGAATATGATCCCCGATATTCACGGAGAACATTTCCGCGTAACAAATGATCAATGGGCGTATCTGATGTCTACGTTTAAAATCGGCGGAGTTCCTACTTATTTCGTAATAGATGCAGAAGGAAATACAACCTTCAAGCAAACGGGATTCCCAGGTACAGACACGATGAAAAAGCAACTGATGAAAGCTTTAAAGAAGTAA